The Tetrapisispora phaffii CBS 4417 chromosome 16, complete genome genomic sequence CAAAGTACTATTACAACAACACTAATAGTAGTATGTCTTCCCAGTACGCCCAATTACTATCTCAACAAATAGttctatttatatttttctataataaatataatcatgtaataaaaatatcaaaaataatataaattaaatatctaATTTCAACCTCAAAGAGTGTTGAGGAATAGGACTGTTCAATATGTCAACATTTCAAGTGTTTACGGGGGAGAAATCCCATAGCTCCAAAATTATCGATCGCCTTGAGCACCATCATGATTATCATTACAAAAACCATCGATACCTCCATAGGTGTTGAAGTAAATTTCACCATGTAAAGCATTCCCTGTGCCCGAACCAACGCCAGAAATATCATCATAATTTATTACTTCACCTGCTTTCGCATCAACTGCAGCAAAGCAATATTTCCAATCCCTGTTAGCAGCAATCCAATTTTGTACTTGACcttcaaaatatgataaaCCCTCATCGGTTGGCTCATTATTTTCCCAAACAGAACATAAATCAGAATTCCCATTGTCATAATTATATGATAACCAACTGACTTCAAACCCATCGGTAGGGTATCCATCTCTCTTCGCATAAGTGTAGTTATTATAGTTCGGTACACCAGGCTGTGCACTGACAATTAAGTTTGAGAGCTCTTCCGGCGAATGAATATAAGAGAGTGCTATGTGATTTCCTAAATTAGATGAAAATACTACACCATTGCCACTGGTTGTTCGGTACCTTTTCTTTGAATCAGAAGTAACTTGAACTTTATGATGGAATACTAATGTTCCTGCCTCCCCTCCTAATTCTATGGTGCCATTTTGGTGAAGCCATGGATCAAACAAAAGTGTTTGGCCCATAAGTGCCTTTACAAATGATCCCCCTCTTTTAGTAGCTGATCCTGCAGCTTTAGATGCTGCATAAGCTGCGACTCCCACAGTGACTACACTCACTA encodes the following:
- the TPHA0P01860 gene encoding DUF5341 domain-containing protein; the protein is MNWSFIRTKLSSKYIRLSILAGFIIILTIFLANPNVKLFIKGSAVSSPAVILSNPQKLLKRSRWDWVTYSAVFGCVIAAGTTIRPDLVASVCLLFTGGVCAPVAGLIVSVVTVGVAAYAASKAAGSATKRGGSFVKALMGQTLLFDPWLHQNGTIELGGEAGTLVFHHKVQVTSDSKKRYRTTSGNGVVFSSNLGNHIALSYIHSPEELSNLIVSAQPGVPNYNNYTYAKRDGYPTDGFEVSWLSYNYDNGNSDLCSVWENNEPTDEGLSYFEGQVQNWIAANRDWKYCFAAVDAKAGEVINYDDISGVGSGTGNALHGEIYFNTYGGIDGFCNDNHDGAQGDR